A single genomic interval of Sesamum indicum cultivar Zhongzhi No. 13 unplaced genomic scaffold, S_indicum_v1.0 scaffold00109, whole genome shotgun sequence harbors:
- the LOC105178908 gene encoding acetate/butyrate--CoA ligase AAE7, peroxisomal, producing MGGEERDIDDLPKNPANYTALTPLGFLERAALVHPTRKSVVHGSVTYTWQQTYRRCRQLASALTKRGVTFGSTVAVIAPNIPAMYEAHFGVPMSGAVLNAVNVRLNAQTIAFLLGHSQSALIMVDQEFYTLAEEALKILADTSKNGKFKPPILIVIADENCDPKSLQYALERGAVEYEKFLETGDPEFAWKPPEDEWHSIALGYTSGTTASPKGVVLHHRGAYLMALSNAVVWGMNEGAVYLWTLPMFHCNGWCFTWTLAALCGTSICLRQVTAKGVYSAIANLGVTHFCAAPVVLNTIVNAPKIETILPLPRVVYVMTAGAAPPPSVLFAMSQRGFRVTHTYGLSETYGPSTICAWKPEWDSLPPEDQARLNARQGVRYVALEGLDIVHTQNMTPVPADGKTVGEIVFRGNAVMKGYLKNPKANKEAFAGGWFHSGDLGVKHPDGYIEIKDRSKDIIISGGENISSVEVENILYQHHAIFEVSVVARPDEQWGESPCAFVTLKPDVDASDQQHVAEDIMKFSRSKMPGYWVPKSVVFGPLPKTATGKIQKHLLRAKAKEMGPVKKSRL from the exons ATGGGTGGTGAAGAGAGAGACATAGATGATCTGCCCAAGAACCCAGCTAACTACACCGCGTTAACGCCGCTCGGGTTCCTGGAGCGGGCAGCGCTAGTGCACCCGACCCGGAAGTCTGTAGTCCATGGGTCTGTCACTTACACGTGGCAGCAGACCTACCGTCGATGCCGCCAGCTTGCTTCCGCCCTTACGAAGCGGGGCGTTACCTTCGGCAGCACC GTTGCAGTGATTGCACCAAACATTCCAGCCATGTATGAAGCTCATTTTGGGGTTCCAATGTCTGGTGCTGTACTAAATGCTGTCAATGTCCGTCTCAATGCACAGACCATTGCCTTTCTGCTGGGCCATTCACAATCTGCTCTTATTATGGTGGACCAAGAGTTCTATACCTTGGCAGAGGaagctttgaaaattttggcagATACAAGCAAAAATGGGAAATTTAAGCCTCCAATTTTGATTGTTATTGCAGATGAAAACTGTGATCCAAAGTCACTTCAATATGCACTGGAAAGAGGAGCAGTTGAATATGAGAAGTTCCTGGAAACGGGTGATCCAGAGTTTGCATGGAAACCACCTGAGGATGAGTGGCACAGCATTGCCTTGGGCTATACTTCTGGTACAACAGCTAGTCCTAAGGGGGTCGTTTTGCACCACCGAGGGGCATATCTCATGGCTCTGAGTAATGCTGTTGTATGGGGCATGAATGAAGGAGCTGTTTACCTGTGGACTTTGCCCATGTTCCATTGTAATGGCTGGTGTTTCACTTGGACTCTTGCAGCGCTTTGTGGGACGAGCATTTGCCTTAGACAG gTCACAGCTAAAGGTGTCTACTCAGCCATAGCCAATCTTGGTGTGACCCATTTCTGTGCTGCACCAGTGGTTCTCAATACCATTGTAAATGCCCCCAAAATTGAAACGATCCTTCCCCTCCCCCGTGTCGTCTATGTGATGACGGCAGGTGCTGCTCCTCCCCCTTCAGTTCTCTTTGCAATGTCACAACGAGGCTTCCGAGTCACACACACTTATGGGCTTTCTGAAACTTATGGGCCCTCAACTATATGTGCGTGGAAGCCCGAGTGGGATTCACTACCACCAGAAGACCAAGCCCGTTTAAATGCACGACAAGGGGTCCGATACGTTGCCCTAGAGGGCTTGGACATTGTTCATACCCAAAACATGACACCTGTCCCGGCTGATGGGAAAACAGTTGGAGAAATTGTATTCAGGGGCAATGCTGTGATGAAGGGCTATCTCAAGAATCCCAAAGCAAACAAAGAGGCTTTTGCCGGTGGCTGGTTCCATTCTGGTGATCTTGGTGTAAAGCACCCAGACGGCTATATCGAGATCAAGGACAGGTCAaaggatataattatatcaggAGGTGAAAACATCAGCAGCGTGGAGGTGGAGAATATTCTGTACCAGCACCATGCAATATTTGAAGTTTCGGTGGTGGCCAGGCCAGATGAGCAATGGGGGGAATCGCCTTGTGCATTTGTGACGTTAAAGCCAGATGTCGATGCATCTGACCAGCAACACGTAGCCGAAGATATAATGAAGTTCAGTCGATCAAAAATGCCAGGATACTGGGTTCCAAAATCAGTTGTCTTCGGACCGTTGCCTAAGACAGCCACCGGGAAAATACAGAAGCATTTGCTGAGAGCCAAAGCGAAGGAGATGGGGCCGGTGAAGAAGAGTAGGTTATAA
- the LOC105178909 gene encoding beta-D-xylosidase 1 has protein sequence MGQNPLKKNLSFFLILLCAFTCESRTPFACDPTNHITTTLPFCSVSLHIRDRVKDLIGRLTLQEKIRLLVNNAAPVDRLGIRGYEWWSEALHGVSNTGPGVKFGGQFPGATSFPQVITTAASFNSSLWEAIGQVVSDEARAMYNGGVAGLTYWSPNVNIFRDPRWGRGQETPGEDPTVAAKYAASYVRGLQGNAAGNRLKVAACCKHYTAYDLDFWNGMDRFHFNARVSKQDLEETYNVPFKACVVEGRVASVMCSYNQVNGKPTCADPNLLRNTIRGQWRLNGYIVSDCDSVGVLFNDQHYTATPEDAAAASIKAGLDLDCGPFLAIYTEGAIRSGKLSEADVDRSLANLLAVQMRLGMFDGPRQPYLNLGPRDVCTPAHQQLALEAARQGIVLLQNRNRALPLSTTRHRTVAVIGPNSDATDTMIGNYAGTPCGYTTPLQGISRYAKTIHETGCTLVSCASNDQFGGAEEAARRADATILVVGLSQVIEREALDRNGLLLPGHQQELVSRVAKASRGPVVLVLMSGGPIDVTFAKNDPQIAAILWAGYPGQSGGTAIADVLFGTINPGGKLPMTWYPQDYLAKVPMTDMAMHADPSRGYPGRTYRFYKGPVVFPFGYGLSYTSFRHTLANGPSKISIPFTSLKASKNTTLLSKAIRVSHTSCETLNLGMHIDVENIGEMDGTHTIMVFASTTSSVGEVGPEKQLIAFEKVDVAAKSKQRVRVHINACNHLSIVDQFGIRRIPIGEHNLHIGDDLKHTILLQNAMEETN, from the exons ATGGGACAAAACCCACTTAAGAAAAACTTGTCATTTTTCCTCATTCTCCTATGTGCATTTACATGTGAATCGCGGACGCCATTCGCATGTGACCcaaccaatcacataacaacAACTCTGCCGTTTTGCAGCGTGTCTCTTCACATAAGAGATAGGGTTAAGGACTTGATTGGAAGGTTAACTTTGCAAGAAAAGATTAGGTTACTAGTGAATAATGCTGCACCCGTGGATCGACTAGGCATTAGGGGCTACGAGTGGTGGTCGGAGGCGCTTCACGGCGTCTCCAACACCGGCCCCGGCGTCAAATTCGGAGGCCAGTTTCCCGGCGCCACCAGCTTCCCTCAAGTTATCACCACCGCCGCTTCATTTAACTCCTCCTTGTGGGAAGCAATTGGCCAG GTGGTATCTGATGAAGCAAGAGCAATGTACAATGGAGGCGTGGCTGGGCTGACCTATTGGAGTCCAAATGTGAACATTTTCCGGGACCCCAGGTGGGGGAGGGGTCAAGAAACGCCCGGTGAGGACCCAACGGTGGCCGCCAAGTACGCGGCCAGCTACGTGCGGGGGCTGCAGGGCAATGCCGCCGGAAACCGGCTCAAGGTTGCTGCCTGCTGCAAACACTACACTGCCTATGATCTGGATTTCTGGAACGGCATGGACCGCTTCCATTTCAATGCCAGG GTAAGCAAACAGGATTTGGAGGAAACGTACAATGTGCCTTTCAAGGCTTGTGTGGTTGAAGGCAGAGTTGCTAGTGTTATGTGCTCATACAATCAGGTCAATGGCAAGCCCACTTGTGCTGATCCCAATCTCCTTCGCAACACTATTCGCGGCCAATGGCGTCTAAACGG GTACATTGTATCAGACTGTGATTCAGTTGGAGTCTTGTTCAACGATCAACATTACACTGCCACACCTGAGGATGCTGCAGCTGCTTCAATTAAAGCAGGTTTGGATTTGGATTGTGGGCCTTTCCTTGCAATCTACACGGAAGGAGCCATTCGCAGCGGCAAATTGAGTGAGGCTGATGTAGACCGGTCCTTGGCCAATTTGCTTGCAGTCCAGATGCGCTTGGGTATGTTTGATGGCCCAAGACAGCCCTATCTTAATTTGGGACCGCGGGATGTGTGCACCCCAGCCCATCAACAACTGGCCCTTGAAGCAGCCCGACAAGGCATTGTTCTTCTACAAAATCGAAACCGGGCTTTGCCGTTGTCTACTACTCGCCACCGTACTGTGGCCGTCATTGGGCCCAACTCAGATGCTACGGACACAATGATAGGAAACTATGCCG GAACTCCGTGTGGCTACACCACTCCGTTACAAGGTATATCAAGATATGCCAAGACAATTCATGAAACGGGATGCACTCTCGTAAGCTGTGCCAGTAACGATCAATTTGGCGGGGCTGAGGAGGCTGCTCGACGCGCTGATGCAACGATCCTAGTTGTGGGTCTTAGCCAAGTGATCGAACGTGAAGCCCTTGATCGAAATGGGCTTCTTTTGCCGGGACATCAACAAGAGCTTGTATCAAGAGTAGCCAAGGCCTCTAGAGGGCCCGTAGTATTGGTCCTAATGTCTGGTGGCCCAATTGATGTTACGTTTGCCAAAAATGATCCACAGATTGCTGCCATTTTGTGGGCCGGGTATCCGGGTCAATCCGGAGGAACCGCAATTGCTGATGTTTTATTTGGGACAATCAATCCAG GGGGAAAGTTGCCTATGACATGGTACCCACAAGATTATCTAGCCAAGGTGCCCATGACAGACATGGCCATGCATGCTGATCCATCAAGAGGCTATCCGGGTCGGACTTACAGGTTTTACAAGGGGCCGGTTGTGTTCCCATTCGGGTATGGGCTAAGTTACACCAGCTTCAGACACACTCTTGCCAATGGCCcatccaaaatttcaattccTTTTACAAGCCTAAAAGCTTCCAAGAACACCACTCTATTGAGTAAAGCAATTAGGGTTTCACACACAAGTTGTGAGACTCTAAACTTGGGGATGCACATTGATGTGGAAAACATCGGAGAAATGGATGGAACACATACAATAATGGTGTTCGCCTCGACCACATCGTCTGTCGGAGAAGTTGGCCCGGAGAAACAACTGATAGCATTTGAGAAAGTAGATGTGGCGGCAAAATCGAAACAGCGAGTTAGGGTTCATATTAATGCATGCAACCATTTGAGCATTGTGGATCAATTCGGGATTCGAAGAATCCCAATAGGTGAACACAATCTTCACATTGGGGATGATCTTAAACATACCATTTTACTCCAAAATGCTATGGAGGAAACAAATTAA
- the LOC105178910 gene encoding uncharacterized protein LOC105178910 translates to MEDYKRREEYSASSQDQEETAPIDNKYGGLVPKKKPLISKDHERAFFDSADWALCKQGAGVDKQTTVAIETLRPKLQRTPHQQLPPRRPTCTSN, encoded by the exons ATGGAGGATTacaagagaagagaagagtatAGTGCTTCTTCTCAAGATCAGGAAGAG ACTGCACCGATTGATAACAAGTATGGAGGACTTGTACCCAAGAAGAAGCCTCTTATCTCAAAG gATCATGAAAGGGCCTTTTTTGACTCGGCAGATTGGGCTTTATGCAag CAAGGTGCAGGAGTCGATAAACAAACCACAGTGGCTATAGAGACACTAAGGCCAAAATTGCag AGAACTCCCCATCAACAATTACCTCCACGAAGGCCTACTTGTACATCTAATTAA